A single genomic interval of Thermus sp. LT1-2-5 harbors:
- a CDS encoding DUF4032 domain-containing protein, translated as MRSYLQAETEAERLERRTKLLELLDRLKGEPSALLPFHQALALRPKGEHHLGLKTIEVDKVVGSVDRYEDFDRRFLPKTPHALERWKRLRALQLEGQEFPPIEVYQVGEAYFVKDGNHRVALAKATGQRYMDAYVIALDVPVPVEAKDTVKDLVLKAEYANFLEKTRLKELVSGAEEIRFSTLGRYDLLLDHIATRRYFRGLEEGREIPWEEAVVDWYQNLYRPTVEAIRKLGLLHEFPGRTEADLYLWVMDHRYFLAQELGVDLSPEEAARSYEARFGPWWKRMGGGLKVWLRARWGK; from the coding sequence ATGCGGAGCTATCTGCAGGCGGAAACCGAGGCCGAGCGCCTGGAGCGGCGAACCAAGCTCCTTGAGCTTCTGGACCGCTTAAAAGGGGAGCCTTCGGCCCTCCTTCCCTTCCACCAAGCCCTGGCCCTGAGGCCCAAGGGGGAGCACCACCTGGGCTTAAAGACCATCGAGGTGGACAAGGTGGTGGGCTCGGTGGACCGCTACGAGGACTTTGACCGCCGCTTTTTGCCCAAGACGCCCCACGCCTTGGAGCGGTGGAAGCGGCTCAGGGCCCTCCAGCTAGAAGGGCAGGAGTTTCCGCCCATTGAGGTCTACCAGGTGGGGGAGGCGTACTTTGTGAAAGACGGCAACCACCGGGTGGCCCTGGCCAAGGCCACGGGGCAGCGGTACATGGACGCCTACGTCATCGCCCTGGATGTCCCCGTGCCCGTGGAGGCCAAGGACACTGTGAAGGACCTCGTCCTCAAGGCGGAGTACGCCAACTTCTTGGAAAAGACCCGCCTGAAAGAGCTCGTTTCCGGGGCCGAGGAGATCCGCTTTTCCACCTTGGGCCGCTATGACCTCCTCCTGGACCACATCGCCACCCGGCGGTACTTTCGGGGCCTCGAGGAGGGCCGGGAGATCCCGTGGGAGGAGGCGGTGGTGGACTGGTACCAGAACCTTTACCGGCCCACGGTGGAGGCCATCCGGAAGTTGGGGCTTTTGCACGAGTTTCCTGGGCGCACCGAGGCCGACCTTTACCTCTGGGTCATGGACCACCGCTACTTCCTGGCCCAGGAGCTCGGGGTGGACCTTTCCCCCGAGGAGGCGGCCCGGAGCTACGAGGCCCGGTTCGGGCCGTGGTGGAAGCGGATGGGGGGTGGGCTTAAGGTTTGGCTAAGGGCACGGTGGGGCAAATGA
- a CDS encoding SCP2 sterol-binding domain-containing protein has protein sequence MELFSEAWAKAYCEKLSQSEAYRKAASGWEGSLALSVRPDPQAGLPQGVAVVLDLWHGVCRGVKVVEGEAEADFVIEADLATWQEVLEGRLEPLTALMRGFLELKKGSLATLAPYAQAAQELVKVAREVA, from the coding sequence ATGGAGCTTTTCAGCGAGGCGTGGGCCAAGGCGTACTGCGAAAAGCTGTCCCAAAGCGAGGCCTACCGCAAGGCGGCATCCGGTTGGGAGGGCTCCTTGGCCCTAAGCGTCCGCCCCGACCCCCAGGCGGGCCTGCCCCAGGGGGTAGCGGTGGTCCTGGACCTTTGGCACGGGGTCTGCCGTGGGGTGAAGGTGGTGGAAGGCGAGGCGGAGGCGGACTTCGTGATTGAAGCGGATCTCGCCACCTGGCAAGAGGTCCTGGAGGGGAGGCTTGAGCCCCTCACCGCCCTCATGCGGGGGTTTCTGGAGCTCAAGAAGGGCTCCCTCGCCACCTTGGCCCCCTACGCCCAAGCGGCCCAGGAACTGGTGAAGGTGGCCCGGGAGGTAGCGTGA
- a CDS encoding glycine C-acetyltransferase — MSLSLRERVRNELERLKREGLYITPKVLEAPQEPVTRVEGKEVVNLASNNYLGFANHPYLKEKAKQYLERWGAGSGAVRTIAGTFTYHLELEEALARFKGTESALVLQSGFTANQSVLGALLQEGDLVFSDELNHASIIDGLRLTKATRLVYRHADVEHLEELLKTHDTEGLKLIVTDGVFSMDGDIAPLDRIVPLAKRYGAVVYVDDAHGSGVLGEKGKGTVHHFGFHQDPDVIQVATLSKAWAVVGGYAAGALELKDLLINKARPFLFSTSHPPAVVGALLGALELVEKEPERVERLWENTRYFKAELARLGYDTLGSQTPITPVLFGEAPLAFEASRMLLEEGVFAVGIGFPTVPRGKARIRNIVTAAHTQEMLDKALEAYAKVGRKLGIIR; from the coding sequence ATGAGCCTTTCCCTGCGCGAGCGGGTGCGAAACGAGCTGGAGCGGCTAAAGCGCGAGGGGCTTTACATCACCCCTAAGGTCCTCGAGGCGCCCCAGGAACCCGTGACCCGGGTGGAGGGGAAGGAGGTGGTGAACCTCGCCTCCAACAACTACCTGGGCTTCGCCAACCACCCCTACCTTAAGGAAAAGGCCAAGCAGTACCTGGAGCGGTGGGGGGCGGGAAGCGGGGCGGTGCGCACCATCGCCGGCACCTTCACCTACCACCTGGAGCTGGAGGAGGCCCTAGCCCGCTTCAAGGGGACGGAAAGCGCCTTGGTGCTCCAGTCGGGCTTCACGGCCAACCAGAGCGTGTTAGGGGCGCTCCTTCAGGAAGGGGACCTGGTCTTCTCCGATGAGCTCAACCACGCCTCCATCATCGACGGGCTCCGCCTCACCAAGGCCACCCGCCTGGTCTACCGCCACGCCGACGTGGAGCACCTGGAAGAGCTCCTAAAGACCCACGACACCGAGGGTCTGAAGCTTATCGTCACCGACGGGGTCTTCTCCATGGACGGGGACATCGCCCCCCTGGACCGGATCGTGCCCCTGGCCAAGCGGTACGGGGCGGTGGTCTACGTGGACGACGCCCACGGCTCCGGCGTCCTCGGGGAGAAGGGCAAGGGGACGGTGCACCACTTTGGCTTCCACCAAGACCCCGACGTTATCCAGGTGGCCACCCTCTCCAAGGCCTGGGCCGTGGTTGGGGGGTACGCCGCCGGGGCCTTGGAACTCAAGGACCTCCTCATCAATAAGGCCAGGCCCTTCCTTTTCTCCACCAGCCACCCCCCGGCGGTGGTGGGGGCCCTTCTGGGAGCCTTGGAGCTGGTGGAGAAGGAGCCCGAGCGGGTGGAGCGGCTTTGGGAAAACACCCGCTACTTCAAGGCGGAGCTCGCCCGCCTGGGCTACGACACCCTGGGGAGCCAGACCCCCATCACCCCCGTCCTCTTTGGGGAGGCCCCCTTGGCCTTCGAGGCGAGCCGCATGCTCCTGGAGGAAGGGGTTTTCGCCGTGGGCATCGGCTTCCCCACGGTGCCCAGGGGGAAGGCCCGGATCCGGAACATCGTCACCGCCGCCCACACCCAGGAGATGCTGGACAAGGCCCTCGAGGCCTACGCCAAGGTGGGGCGGAAGCTCGGCATCATCCGCTAA
- the hrpB gene encoding ATP-dependent helicase HrpB, with product MQAWLDEAVALLLERGRLLLKAYPGAGKSTLFPLKLLEALPGRILLFEPRRVAARAVAARLAENLGEPLGKRVGYRVRLESREGPETRLLVMTEGLLTQRLLEDPALEGVSAVLLDEAHERHLEGDLALALLLRIQETLRPDLKLALLTATPDPDLERALAGAVLRVEGEAHPLEIHHLDRPLEGPLEAWAARYARRAFLEGEGDVLVFLPGKAEIERTRRLLQDLPAFPLHGGLPLAEQAALLKPGPRKIVLATDVAETSLTLPGVRAVVDTGLAKKPRFDPRTGLTRLVLARIPEDSARQRAGRAGRLGPGKVYRLYPEGPFPPKRPEVLEADLARAALLALAFGERLEDLPLPTPPPKGALEAAQALLGLLGAVEAGRLTPLGQAMLRLPTHPRLARMALEAKAQGLLPLAADLIALLEEPDPLAGEADLLLRLEGLLEARRAKRGPFLGVERVSALWRRRLGAEALPHLPHPEAVGRLLLAAYPDRAAERVGPGRYRLCTGPLLRLEGDGPPYLVAVGAELAQGEGRLLLYAPLAREDLLERSKVEAWSGWEGGRLRGYLERRYGAILLERVPVDPGPPTPAELQEAFKEGLPLPEEARQVLLRLAFLRAHGVEVPALSEATLLQDLTWLLPWTEGVREVEALARLPWKEILLGLLGEGRGVLEALAPEAILLPSGKRKRLRYREDAPPLLSLLIQEAFGLRETPRVLGGKVPVAVELLSPARRPVQVTQDLRSFWEHRYPEVRRELMRRYPKHPWPERP from the coding sequence ATGCAAGCCTGGTTGGACGAGGCGGTGGCCCTGCTCCTGGAGCGGGGCCGTCTCCTCCTCAAGGCCTACCCTGGGGCCGGCAAGAGCACCCTTTTTCCCCTAAAGCTCCTGGAAGCCCTCCCTGGGCGCATCCTCCTCTTTGAACCCCGGCGGGTGGCGGCCCGGGCGGTGGCGGCGCGGCTGGCGGAGAACCTAGGGGAGCCCCTGGGCAAGCGCGTGGGCTACCGGGTGCGCCTAGAAAGCCGAGAGGGCCCGGAAACCCGGCTCTTGGTCATGACGGAAGGCCTCCTCACCCAGCGCCTCCTGGAAGACCCGGCTTTGGAAGGGGTTTCCGCCGTCCTCCTGGACGAGGCCCACGAGCGCCATTTGGAAGGCGACCTGGCCTTGGCCCTCCTCCTTCGCATCCAGGAAACCCTCCGGCCCGACCTCAAGCTGGCCCTCCTCACCGCCACCCCCGACCCCGACCTGGAGCGGGCCCTGGCGGGGGCCGTCCTGCGGGTGGAGGGGGAAGCCCACCCCTTGGAGATCCACCACCTGGATCGGCCCCTCGAGGGCCCCCTCGAGGCCTGGGCCGCCCGCTACGCCCGGAGGGCCTTCTTGGAAGGGGAAGGGGACGTCCTGGTCTTCCTGCCGGGCAAGGCGGAGATAGAAAGGACGCGAAGGCTCCTCCAAGACCTCCCCGCCTTCCCCCTCCACGGGGGGCTTCCCCTGGCGGAGCAGGCGGCCCTCCTCAAGCCCGGCCCCCGGAAGATCGTCCTGGCCACGGACGTGGCGGAAACGAGCCTCACCCTACCCGGGGTGCGGGCGGTGGTGGACACGGGGCTCGCCAAGAAGCCCCGCTTCGATCCCAGGACGGGCCTCACCCGGCTGGTCCTCGCCCGCATCCCCGAGGACTCGGCCCGGCAACGGGCGGGCCGGGCCGGGCGGCTTGGCCCGGGGAAGGTGTACCGCCTCTACCCCGAAGGCCCCTTCCCCCCGAAGCGCCCCGAGGTTCTGGAGGCCGACCTCGCCCGGGCGGCGCTCCTGGCCCTGGCCTTCGGGGAACGGCTGGAGGACCTCCCCCTCCCCACCCCGCCCCCCAAGGGAGCCCTGGAGGCGGCCCAGGCCCTCCTCGGCCTTCTGGGGGCGGTGGAGGCAGGCCGCCTCACCCCCCTGGGCCAGGCCATGCTCCGCCTCCCCACCCACCCCCGCCTGGCCCGCATGGCCCTGGAGGCCAAGGCCCAGGGCCTTCTCCCCCTGGCCGCAGACCTCATCGCCCTTTTGGAGGAGCCCGACCCCTTGGCGGGGGAAGCGGACCTCCTCTTACGGCTTGAGGGCCTCCTCGAGGCCCGCCGGGCGAAACGGGGACCCTTTTTGGGGGTGGAGCGGGTTTCGGCCTTGTGGCGGAGGCGGCTTGGCGCCGAGGCCCTCCCCCACCTTCCCCACCCCGAGGCGGTGGGGCGGCTCCTCCTCGCCGCCTACCCCGACCGGGCGGCGGAGCGGGTAGGGCCTGGGCGCTATCGGCTTTGCACCGGCCCCCTCCTGCGCCTGGAAGGGGATGGGCCCCCTTACTTGGTGGCGGTGGGGGCGGAGCTTGCCCAAGGGGAAGGGCGTCTTCTCCTCTATGCCCCCCTAGCCCGGGAGGACCTCCTGGAGCGGTCCAAGGTGGAGGCCTGGAGCGGTTGGGAAGGGGGGCGGCTACGGGGGTACCTGGAGCGGCGGTACGGAGCCATCCTCCTGGAGCGGGTTCCCGTAGACCCCGGCCCCCCCACCCCGGCAGAGCTCCAAGAGGCCTTCAAGGAAGGCCTTCCCCTCCCCGAGGAGGCGCGGCAGGTGCTCCTCCGCCTGGCCTTCCTCCGGGCCCACGGGGTGGAGGTGCCGGCCCTAAGCGAGGCCACCCTCCTCCAGGACCTCACCTGGCTCCTCCCCTGGACCGAGGGGGTGCGGGAGGTGGAAGCCCTGGCCCGCTTGCCCTGGAAGGAGATCCTCCTCGGCCTCTTGGGGGAAGGGAGGGGGGTCCTCGAGGCCCTGGCCCCCGAGGCCATCCTCCTCCCCTCCGGCAAACGCAAGCGCCTTCGCTACCGGGAAGACGCCCCGCCCCTCCTTTCCCTCCTCATCCAAGAAGCCTTCGGCCTGAGGGAAACCCCTAGGGTGCTGGGGGGAAAGGTCCCGGTGGCGGTGGAACTCCTCTCCCCCGCCCGTCGGCCGGTGCAGGTGACCCAGGACCTACGGTCGTTTTGGGAACACCGCTACCCTGAGGTGCGGCGGGAACTCATGCGCCGCTATCCCAAGCACCCGTGGCCGGAACGCCCCTAA
- a CDS encoding TaqI-like C-terminal specificity domain-containing protein — protein MRFPPSFPQGATAKSLGRVETPPEVVGFMVSLAEAPPGGKVLEPACANGPFLRSFRETHGTGFRFLGVEIDPEALDLPAWAEGVLADFLLWEGEGDFDLILGNPPYGIVGDGSKYPIHVLKEVKALYKRLFSTWRGKYNLYGAFTEKAVRLLRPGGLLVYVVPTTWLVLDDFSSLRTFLAQTGATEVFYVGPVFPKRNVSTVILRFIKGGQGLTLWDARNLSAPILWETYPEWKGEMVRFETPKTKEMEAEGIPLGHLFRIRFAARSPEFKKHEAVRREPGPGLVPVLTGRNLKPGLIDYETPYSGLWMPKERARELRDFYATPHLVVGHTKGVRVVAAWDEKAYPWREEFHLVPKEGVRVEPEGLVGYLNSPEVQAYSQELYREVVPHLTRPMLERLPVPPELLQRPVR, from the coding sequence ATGCGCTTTCCCCCGTCCTTTCCCCAAGGCGCCACGGCAAAAAGCCTGGGCCGGGTGGAAACGCCCCCCGAAGTGGTGGGCTTCATGGTGAGCCTCGCCGAGGCTCCTCCTGGAGGAAAAGTTTTGGAGCCCGCTTGCGCCAACGGACCCTTTCTTAGGTCTTTTCGGGAAACTCACGGCACGGGCTTCCGCTTCCTTGGGGTGGAGATAGACCCTGAGGCCCTGGACCTTCCCGCTTGGGCGGAAGGTGTCCTGGCGGACTTCCTCCTCTGGGAAGGGGAAGGGGATTTTGACCTTATCCTGGGGAACCCGCCCTATGGGATCGTGGGGGACGGCTCCAAGTACCCCATCCACGTCCTCAAGGAGGTAAAGGCCCTCTACAAGAGGCTTTTCTCCACCTGGAGGGGCAAGTACAACCTCTACGGGGCCTTCACCGAAAAGGCGGTTCGCCTCCTGAGGCCCGGGGGGCTTTTGGTCTATGTGGTCCCCACCACGTGGCTGGTCCTGGACGACTTCTCCTCCCTCCGCACCTTCCTTGCCCAAACAGGAGCCACCGAGGTCTTCTACGTAGGTCCGGTCTTCCCCAAGCGGAACGTGAGCACCGTTATCTTGCGCTTTATAAAAGGGGGACAGGGCCTAACGCTTTGGGACGCCAGGAACCTAAGCGCTCCCATCCTCTGGGAAACCTACCCTGAGTGGAAGGGGGAGATGGTCCGCTTCGAAACCCCCAAGACCAAGGAGATGGAGGCGGAAGGAATCCCGCTTGGGCACCTTTTCCGCATCCGCTTCGCCGCCCGAAGCCCCGAGTTTAAGAAGCACGAGGCGGTGCGAAGGGAGCCTGGCCCGGGGCTTGTTCCCGTCCTCACCGGGCGCAACCTCAAACCCGGGCTCATCGACTACGAAACCCCCTACTCGGGGCTTTGGATGCCCAAGGAGCGGGCGAGGGAGCTAAGGGACTTCTACGCCACGCCCCATCTCGTGGTGGGCCACACCAAGGGGGTTCGGGTGGTGGCGGCGTGGGACGAAAAGGCCTATCCTTGGCGGGAGGAGTTTCACCTGGTGCCCAAGGAGGGGGTTAGGGTTGAACCGGAGGGCCTGGTGGGCTACCTCAACAGCCCGGAGGTCCAGGCCTACTCCCAGGAACTCTACCGAGAGGTGGTACCCCACCTTACCCGGCCCATGTTGGAAAGGCTTCCCGTACCGCCCGAACTCCTTCAGCGCCCCGTGAGGTAG
- a CDS encoding DNA topoisomerase subunit B, producing the protein MSYDASAIKVLKGLEGVRHRPAMYIGGTGVEGYHHLFKEILDNAVDEALAGYATEIVTTLNPDGSLTVEDNGRGIPVDLMPEEGKPAVEVIYTTLHSGGKFESGAYKVSGGLHGVGASVVNALSEWTVVEVFREGKHHRIAFSRGEVTEPLRVVGEAPKGKTGTRVTFKPDPEIFGPLAFDPSKIRARLREVSYLVAGLKLVFKDLQHNKEEVFQDKGGVASFAKALAEGEELLYEKPFLIRGQEGEVEVEVGLIHTKGYTAEILTYANMIPTRDGGTHLTAFKSAYSRALNQYAKKAGLNKEKGPQPTGDDLLEGLYAVVSVKLPQPQFEGQTKGKLLNPEAGSAVNQVVYEKLLEVLEENPRIAKTLYEKAQRAAQAREAARKARELVRRQNPLESDDLPGKLADCQTENPEEAELFIVEGDSAGGSAKQGRDRRFQAILPLRGKILNVEKAGLSKALKNAEVRAMVAAIGAGIGGTGDEAHFDLESLRYHKIIIMTDADVDGSHIRTLLLTFFYRYMRPLIERGHVYIAQPPLYRLQVGKKVEYLYSDEELAERLKELEGKSYEVQRFKGLGEMNPEQLWETTMNPEKRVLKRVELQDALEASELFEKLMGQDVAPRRDFIEEHARYAELDI; encoded by the coding sequence GTGAGCTACGACGCTTCCGCCATTAAGGTGCTCAAGGGGTTGGAAGGGGTGCGCCACCGCCCCGCCATGTACATTGGCGGCACAGGGGTGGAGGGTTACCACCACCTTTTCAAGGAAATCCTGGACAACGCCGTGGACGAGGCCCTGGCGGGCTACGCCACCGAGATCGTCACCACCTTGAACCCAGACGGCTCCCTCACCGTGGAGGACAACGGCCGGGGTATCCCCGTGGACCTCATGCCCGAGGAGGGGAAGCCCGCGGTGGAGGTGATCTACACCACCCTGCACTCCGGGGGCAAGTTTGAAAGCGGGGCCTACAAGGTCTCGGGCGGCCTCCACGGGGTAGGAGCCAGCGTGGTGAACGCCCTTTCCGAGTGGACGGTGGTGGAGGTCTTCCGGGAGGGAAAGCACCACCGCATCGCCTTCAGCCGGGGCGAGGTGACCGAACCCCTCCGCGTGGTGGGAGAGGCCCCCAAGGGCAAGACGGGCACCCGGGTCACCTTCAAACCCGACCCCGAGATCTTTGGCCCCTTGGCCTTTGACCCGAGCAAAATCCGGGCCCGCCTCCGGGAGGTGAGCTACCTGGTGGCCGGGCTCAAACTGGTCTTTAAAGACCTCCAGCACAACAAAGAGGAGGTGTTCCAAGACAAAGGGGGCGTGGCCTCCTTCGCCAAGGCCCTGGCGGAGGGGGAGGAGCTTTTGTACGAGAAGCCCTTCCTCATCCGCGGCCAAGAAGGGGAGGTGGAGGTGGAGGTGGGCCTCATCCACACCAAGGGCTATACAGCAGAGATCCTCACCTACGCCAACATGATCCCTACCCGGGACGGGGGCACCCACCTCACCGCCTTCAAGTCCGCCTATAGCCGGGCGCTAAACCAGTACGCCAAGAAGGCGGGCCTCAACAAGGAAAAAGGCCCCCAGCCCACGGGAGACGACCTCCTGGAAGGCCTTTACGCCGTGGTGAGCGTGAAGCTCCCCCAACCCCAGTTCGAAGGGCAGACCAAGGGGAAGCTCTTAAACCCCGAGGCGGGAAGCGCCGTGAACCAGGTGGTCTACGAGAAGCTCTTGGAGGTCCTGGAGGAAAACCCCCGCATCGCCAAAACCCTTTACGAGAAAGCCCAGCGGGCGGCCCAAGCCCGGGAGGCGGCCAGGAAGGCCCGGGAGCTGGTGCGCCGGCAAAACCCCCTGGAGTCCGACGACCTCCCCGGCAAGCTCGCCGACTGCCAGACGGAAAACCCCGAGGAGGCGGAGCTTTTCATCGTGGAGGGGGACTCCGCCGGCGGAAGCGCCAAGCAAGGCCGGGACCGCCGCTTCCAGGCCATCCTGCCCCTTAGGGGCAAGATTCTCAACGTGGAGAAGGCGGGGCTATCCAAGGCCCTGAAAAACGCCGAGGTGCGGGCCATGGTGGCGGCCATCGGAGCGGGGATCGGGGGCACGGGGGACGAGGCCCACTTCGACCTGGAGAGCCTCCGCTACCACAAGATCATCATCATGACCGACGCCGACGTGGACGGGAGCCACATCCGCACCCTCCTCCTCACCTTCTTCTACCGCTACATGCGCCCCCTCATCGAGCGGGGGCACGTGTACATCGCCCAGCCGCCCCTTTACCGCCTTCAGGTGGGGAAGAAGGTGGAATACCTCTACTCCGACGAGGAGCTCGCAGAGCGCCTCAAGGAACTGGAGGGCAAAAGCTACGAGGTGCAACGCTTCAAGGGCCTAGGGGAGATGAACCCCGAGCAGCTTTGGGAGACCACCATGAACCCGGAAAAGCGGGTGCTCAAGCGGGTGGAGCTCCAAGACGCCCTCGAGGCCAGCGAGCTCTTTGAGAAGCTCATGGGCCAGGATGTGGCCCCCAGGCGGGACTTCATAGAGGAGCACGCCCGCTACGCCGAGCTGGACATCTAA
- a CDS encoding alcohol dehydrogenase family protein, with amino-acid sequence MKAVVYQGPFQVAVEEVPEPKLEVETDAIVEVELSAICGSDLHIYHGKIAGVLPGTILGHEFVGRVVEKGPLVPFALGERVVGSFQVACGDCPACRKGRFFACLKGGVYGFGLALGNLPGAQAERVRVPFARTSLFPIGDLPAEEAILAGDILTTAYGGVRPFLEPGMSVAVVGSGPVGLMAQMVAHALGAGRVYAIDPEESRLEKASTLGSLPLNPKAEDPVARLRKETEGLGADLVVEAVGGDGEALRLAFRLVGPGGVVSSLGVPTAERVDYPWLSAFSRGITFRSALANIPRYIGEVLALQRTGRLKGRFVFSHRLPLGEAAEGYRLFHERRTTKVALVP; translated from the coding sequence GTGAAGGCGGTGGTGTACCAGGGGCCTTTCCAGGTGGCGGTGGAAGAGGTCCCGGAGCCCAAACTGGAAGTGGAAACCGACGCCATCGTGGAGGTGGAGCTCTCTGCCATCTGCGGCTCGGACCTCCACATCTACCACGGCAAGATCGCCGGGGTCCTGCCCGGCACCATCCTCGGCCACGAGTTCGTGGGCCGGGTGGTGGAAAAGGGCCCCTTGGTGCCCTTCGCCCTGGGGGAGCGGGTGGTGGGGAGCTTCCAGGTGGCCTGCGGGGACTGCCCCGCCTGCCGCAAGGGGCGCTTCTTCGCTTGCCTCAAAGGCGGCGTCTACGGCTTCGGCCTGGCCCTGGGGAACTTGCCGGGGGCCCAGGCCGAGCGGGTGCGGGTCCCCTTCGCCCGCACCAGCCTGTTCCCCATCGGGGACCTGCCGGCGGAGGAGGCCATCCTGGCCGGGGACATCCTCACCACCGCCTACGGGGGGGTGAGGCCCTTCTTGGAGCCTGGGATGAGCGTGGCCGTGGTGGGCTCGGGACCCGTAGGCCTCATGGCCCAGATGGTAGCCCACGCCCTGGGGGCGGGGAGGGTCTACGCCATAGACCCGGAGGAAAGCCGCCTGGAAAAGGCCAGCACCCTGGGAAGCCTTCCCCTAAACCCCAAGGCGGAAGACCCCGTGGCCCGGTTACGCAAGGAAACCGAGGGCCTGGGGGCCGATCTGGTGGTGGAAGCGGTGGGCGGGGACGGGGAAGCCCTGCGCCTCGCCTTTCGCCTGGTGGGGCCTGGGGGCGTGGTGTCCAGCCTAGGGGTGCCCACGGCGGAGAGGGTGGACTACCCTTGGCTTTCCGCCTTCAGCCGCGGCATCACCTTCCGAAGCGCCCTGGCCAACATCCCCCGCTACATCGGCGAGGTCCTGGCCTTGCAGAGGACAGGGCGCCTAAAGGGACGCTTCGTCTTTAGCCACCGCCTGCCCTTGGGGGAAGCGGCGGAAGGCTACCGCCTATTCCACGAGCGCCGGACCACCAAGGTGGCCCTGGTGCCCTAA
- a CDS encoding GntR family transcriptional regulator: MQTQSFRRPNQVREAVYGHLKDLLLSGRFAPGERLSEPLLAQELGVSRTPVREALMRLSEEGLVELVPGKGARVKAFTPEEVEEVYGVRALLEGEAAREAALRATSWELDALEERLRAIDEAPPEDYPEQMRRDLEFHRALVRLSGNRTLYRLYEDLLASLALARSALPTLSQDEATRREHRAILMALREKDPEEAKRAVEAHVYRFRDLVVATLRKGGV, translated from the coding sequence ATGCAGACCCAGAGCTTCCGCCGACCCAACCAGGTGCGCGAGGCGGTCTACGGCCACCTCAAGGACCTCCTCCTCTCCGGGCGTTTCGCCCCGGGGGAAAGGCTTTCCGAGCCCCTTTTAGCCCAAGAGCTCGGGGTTTCCCGCACCCCGGTGCGGGAGGCCTTGATGCGCCTAAGCGAGGAAGGGCTGGTGGAGTTGGTGCCGGGCAAGGGGGCGAGGGTCAAGGCCTTCACCCCGGAGGAGGTGGAGGAGGTCTATGGGGTGCGGGCCCTGCTGGAGGGGGAGGCGGCGCGGGAGGCGGCGCTACGGGCCACCTCCTGGGAGCTGGACGCCCTGGAGGAGCGCCTCCGGGCCATTGACGAGGCTCCCCCGGAGGACTACCCCGAGCAGATGCGCCGTGACCTGGAGTTCCACCGAGCCTTGGTGCGCCTTTCCGGGAACCGGACCCTTTACCGGCTTTACGAGGACCTGCTGGCCAGCCTGGCCCTGGCCCGAAGCGCCCTGCCCACCCTTTCCCAAGACGAGGCCACGAGGCGGGAGCACCGGGCGATCCTCATGGCCCTAAGGGAGAAGGACCCCGAAGAGGCCAAGCGGGCGGTGGAGGCCCACGTGTACCGCTTCCGCGACCTGGTGGTGGCGACGCTTCGGAAAGGAGGGGTATGA
- a CDS encoding CsgG/HfaB family protein, protein MANFICAAAECPTGVGASISELLMTALINTNHFILYDRSVLAQIQQEAYLGGKPLNLQGAELLVVGSITAFEPDAGGTRGGGGGILGGLLGAFGGGQKRSYVAVDMRIVDAQSGAIVSAFRVEGEATDVDYGGLLGILGPGAALVGGLKQYEKTPMGKALAVMTSKAVEEIIKRTPRSYFKYAPDGKPYQQP, encoded by the coding sequence GTGGCCAATTTCATCTGCGCCGCTGCCGAGTGCCCTACGGGCGTTGGGGCTTCCATCTCGGAACTCTTGATGACCGCCTTGATCAACACCAACCACTTCATCCTCTACGACCGCTCGGTGCTGGCGCAAATTCAACAGGAAGCCTACCTCGGGGGTAAACCCCTCAACCTGCAGGGAGCCGAGCTTTTGGTGGTGGGTTCCATTACCGCTTTTGAGCCCGATGCGGGCGGCACCCGGGGGGGTGGCGGCGGTATTCTGGGAGGTCTCTTGGGCGCCTTCGGCGGTGGACAGAAGCGCTCGTATGTGGCGGTGGACATGCGGATTGTGGACGCCCAAAGCGGTGCCATCGTTTCCGCTTTCCGCGTGGAGGGCGAGGCCACAGATGTGGATTACGGGGGTCTCCTGGGGATTTTGGGTCCGGGCGCTGCCCTTGTGGGTGGGTTGAAGCAGTACGAGAAGACCCCCATGGGCAAGGCCTTGGCTGTAATGACCTCTAAGGCAGTAGAGGAGATCATTAAGCGTACGCCCAGGAGTTACTTCAAGTATGCACCGGACGGGAAGCCTTACCAGCAGCCTTAG